In Methanocella sp., the genomic stretch AAACAATCAGCTTTAAACTTATACTAATTATCGCCAATTCCTAATACATGCGATGGTTTTGCTCACGCTGTATGCAAGCTGTATACAAGCAGGATGCCATCTATTTGGAATCGATTGATTGAGAGGGCTAATAAATTAGTAATCGGATGAATCTTGTTAAATCGTTAAAATCAGAAACCTCAAGATTTTGCTGGGGATGTTGGCTACTGGAAATTTAATACTTAAGAAAGAAAATGCCCGCTTGAGGGAACCCGTTGTAGAATAAAAGTGCTTCTAGGTTAAATTATAAGTGTACAATTTCGATACCTTTGATTTTACCACTTAAGTATTCGGCAAGCAGTCGCCTATGGCACTTTTCAGGCGTAGGTTCACTACACAATAGGCATGCATCGCTTAATATTTGGTGATCAAAACTATTGAGAGCATTCCTTGAATCCAACAGATTCACATATTCTTTTTGATAATCATCCCAAGAAATCTCTTTACCCCGATATTTTTTTAATATCTCATCCGTTGGCGCAAATAATAACATATGGCAATAATCAATACCGGCGATCGCCTGCAGGAAATATTTTAGGTCTTCTTCCTTGGTGAATCCTGCAAGCTGCGATTTATTATTTAGCCTGATGTCAATGACACACTTCACATTGTTTTTCTTTAACAATCTAAAGAATTGCTCGACTGATTTCTTTGTAAAACCGATTGTGTATAGCTTCAATTAATATTCCCCTAGCGACATGCCTTAGCCTGCATAACGATCGTATGGTCCACTGCATCCGCTACAAAATGGATATAGTGTTCTTCGACGTTGAACTTAATGCTTTTCATCTCAAAGTTGTTTTCGATTGTTTTAGATAATAAGCATTATTGCCAGATAAGGGACTTATTAACGCCCTTTACACTAGGGGCATCTCTTCCCAGGTCCTCCCCTCCAGAACCCTCCCGGCCTTCTTCCTGTTAACGCCGCCCCACTGCTTGAAGAAAAACGGAATACCTGCTGCATTGCATTGATCTCGGATGCCCATTACCCACGAAGGATCCATATGCCTCGCCCCTGGCCCGGATTCGCCTCCTATGATTACCCAATCGATACCCTGCAGGTTCAACTTACCTACCGGTCCAAGCAGAGGCTCGAATGATATGAATTTAATGTTCGCGTGAGTACTACGAAGGTCCTAGTAAAAATAAAAATATGTCTGCATACTAATAAAATCGTATGATAGGACTATTGGACTCGTAATTTATAGTCCCGCCCGGATTCGAACCGGGGTCTTCGGCTCCAAAGGCCAACAGGATTGACCGCTACCCCACGGGACTATCTGGGAACGAATCGAGTTATGCCACTTTGATTATTTAAACTTATTGGGGCGTCATTTCGGAAAAAAGAAAAGCCCCTGTCGGCTTATTTCATCATGTCGCTCACTTTTATGCCGGGGTGGTGGTACCGTGCGATGTTCCCCGTTTTGCCGCCGATCTCTATGGCCGTCTGCGGGCACCAGTGGAAGCAGGCCAGGCAATGCGTGCAGTTATTGCCCCAGGTCACCTTCTTATCGGCCCGTGTGATGTTGCCGGAGGGACATATCTTTTCGCAGATGCCGCAGCCGTTGCACTTATCGGTCGCCCTGAAGCGCTTCGGCAGCCGGTAGAGGTGGGTCGCGAAAGTGCTTCCGGCGATTCCCATTATGTCTGCAGCGATACTGTAGCCGAATTTCGACTCCTGCCCGCCTCTTTTTTTAAGCGTATCGATGATCCTGCTAAGTTCTATCTCCGATGCTTTCAGGGCTTCTTCCCGCTCTTCCGGAGGCGTGATCAGGTTCATTCCGACGTAAGCGCTATCCGGCATCACCAGCTCGAATCCGGCCGATAATTTTACGCCATTCTTCATCAGGATCTGCCTCAGCGTATGGAGCGAGTTTCCCGCCGCGCCTCCGCACGTGGCGATGCCGAAGATGTACGCTTCCGGTGCCGGCCTTAGCCTTGCTGCGAAGTCCTTGACGATGTTCGGCGGGTTACCGTAGAATACGGGAAATATGATCCCTACCGTATCGCTTTTATCTTCTATGGTATCGCCTTTTAGCCTCGCAATGCTAATTACCTTACTGTCCCCCAGCTTTTCGGCGACGGCCCTCGCGACGTGCAGCGAGTTCCCCGTCCCGGTAAAATAATATATCGACGTAGACATGCCTAACCTTCCTTTTTCCGTTGATCGCACTTCTCGAACACGCGGCCGAATAGATCGTCGACGCGCTCCTTATGTTTTAGCACGGCCTCCCGGTCGAACGTGTAATAGACGTGGTTGCCCTCCTTCTTCGCCCGGACGAGCCGTGCGTTCTTGAGGATCTTCAAGTGCTGCGAGGCCGCGGGCTGTGTTATGCCCATCATTGCGGCTAGCTCCGTTACGCCTATCTTTTCTGGTTTACCGGATGCAAGCACGTATATCAGGCGTACCCGGGTATTGTCGCC encodes the following:
- a CDS encoding DUF488 domain-containing protein, with the protein product MKLYTIGFTKKSVEQFFRLLKKNNVKCVIDIRLNNKSQLAGFTKEEDLKYFLQAIAGIDYCHMLLFAPTDEILKKYRGKEISWDDYQKEYVNLLDSRNALNSFDHQILSDACLLCSEPTPEKCHRRLLAEYLSGKIKGIEIVHL
- a CDS encoding EFR1 family ferrodoxin (N-terminal region resembles flavodoxins. C-terminal ferrodoxin region binds two 4Fe-4S clusters.); its protein translation is MSTSIYYFTGTGNSLHVARAVAEKLGDSKVISIARLKGDTIEDKSDTVGIIFPVFYGNPPNIVKDFAARLRPAPEAYIFGIATCGGAAGNSLHTLRQILMKNGVKLSAGFELVMPDSAYVGMNLITPPEEREEALKASEIELSRIIDTLKKRGGQESKFGYSIAADIMGIAGSTFATHLYRLPKRFRATDKCNGCGICEKICPSGNITRADKKVTWGNNCTHCLACFHWCPQTAIEIGGKTGNIARYHHPGIKVSDMMK
- a CDS encoding metalloregulator ArsR/SmtB family transcription factor gives rise to the protein MDYELAEESADLFKALGDNTRVRLIYVLASGKPEKIGVTELAAMMGITQPAASQHLKILKNARLVRAKKEGNHVYYTFDREAVLKHKERVDDLFGRVFEKCDQRKKEG